DNA from Carboxydocella sporoproducens DSM 16521:
CGACAGCGATTTTCTCCAGTGGTTGGCCGGTGTGATGGGAGAGCAATTCATTTAATACCTGCTTCATGCGCAAAATCTCGCGGGCATGGATTTCAATCTCAGTGGCCTGGCCCTGTACACCGCCCAGGGGCTGATGGATCATGATCCGGGCCTGGGGCAAAGCGAAGCGCTTACCTTTGGCCCCGGCAGCCAGCAGGAAAGCCCCCATGGAAGCTGCCTGGCCCAGGCAGATAGTGGATACATCGGGTTTGATATACTGCATGGTATCATAAATTGCCATTCCAGCGGTTACAACCCCACCCGGGGAATTGATATACAGATGAATGTCCTTGTCCGGATCTTCCGCTTCCAGGAACAGCATCTGGGCAATGACCAGGTTGGCCATGTGGTCATCAATGGGACCACCAATGAAGATAATCCGGTCTTTCAGCAAGCGGGAATAAATATCATAGGAGCGCTCACCGCGATTAGTCTGTTCCACCACAATTGGTACCAAATAACTCATTTGTTATCACCTCATTCTACTCTTAAATGGGTAAATGGGCAAACAAGACGGCATTACACAGCCGCCTTGTCCTCCCACCCTAAGCTATTTTGGCTTTTTCCACCAGGAACTTGATAGTTTTTTCAAAAGCTATGCTATTTTTCAACGCATCCATGGAGCCATAACGTTCAAAGGCTGTGCGCAGTTCTTCCACACCCTGGTTATAAATTTTGGCCAGCTTTTCCAGTTCAGCAGTAACTTCTTCCTCAGTGGCATCAATAGCTTCCTTGCGGGCAATAGCTTCCAGAACCAGATCGGTGCGCACAGATTTTTCCGCTTCCGGACGCAGGTCGGCCTTTACCTGCTCGATAGTGGAACCAGTGTAACGCAGATAGTCTTCCATAGTCAGACCTTGCCGCTGCAGGCGCTCAGACATATCCTGCACCATGTTTTCCAGGCGGTTTTCAATCATCACTGCCGGAATTTCCACTTTGGCATTGGCAACCGCCTTTTCCACTACCTGACTGCGGACAGAGGCTTCCGCATTCTTTTCTGCGGTCTCCAATAGTCTATTCCGAATGTCAGCTTTTAATTCCTCCAGAGTATTAAATTCACTGACATCTTTGGCAAATTCGTCATCCAGAGGCAGCAATTCCTTGCGGCGGATGGTCTTGACAGTAACTTTGAAAACGGCATCCTTACCGGCC
Protein-coding regions in this window:
- the clpP gene encoding ATP-dependent Clp endopeptidase proteolytic subunit ClpP, translating into MSYLVPIVVEQTNRGERSYDIYSRLLKDRIIFIGGPIDDHMANLVIAQMLFLEAEDPDKDIHLYINSPGGVVTAGMAIYDTMQYIKPDVSTICLGQAASMGAFLLAAGAKGKRFALPQARIMIHQPLGGVQGQATEIEIHAREILRMKQVLNELLSHHTGQPLEKIAVDTERDFFMSADQAKQYGIIDEVITRKK